In a genomic window of Xenopus laevis strain J_2021 chromosome 5S, Xenopus_laevis_v10.1, whole genome shotgun sequence:
- the atf3.S gene encoding cyclic AMP-dependent transcription factor ATF-3 isoform X2 — translation MMLQHPGQGSAAEVSATAIVPCLSPTMSFSFEDFTNLTPLVKEELRFAIQNKRCFSTRAPCSLDSVVVSDGPVELTVPKTEFAPVEDERKKRRRERNKVAAAKCRNKKKEKTESLQQESEKLESINADLKAQIEELKNEKQHLIYMLNLHRPTCIVRAQNGRTPEDERNLFIQQIKDGTLQS, via the exons ATGATGCTCCAACACCCAGGACAAGGCTCGGCTGCAGAAGTGAGCGCGACGGCCATAGTACCCTGCCTGTCCCCGACAATGTCGTTCAGCTTCGAGGATTTCACTAACCTGACCCCACTGGTTAAAGAGGAGTTGAGGTTCGCCATTCAGAACAAGCGGTGTTTCTCCACCCGGGCGCCCTGCTCTTTGGACTCGGTGGTGGTATCCGATGGCCCCGTAGAACTGACAGTCCCCAAAACAGAG TTTGCTCCAGTTGAAGATGAGCGGAAAAAAAGGAGGAGGGAAAGGAATAAAGTCGCTGCCGCCAAGTGTCgaaataaaaagaaggaaaagacaGAGAGTTTGCAGCAG GAATCGGAGAAGTTGGAATCTATCAATGCAGATCTGAAAGCCCAAATTGAGGAATTAAAGAACGAGAAGCAGCATCTGATCTACATGCTCAACCTCCACCGACCCACATGCATCGTCCGGGCTCAGAACGGGAGGACGCCGGAAGACGAGCGCAACCTCTTCATCCAGCAGATCAAAGATGGAACCCTGCAGAGCTAA
- the atf3.S gene encoding cyclic AMP-dependent transcription factor ATF-3 isoform X1 produces MTGMCREAPLQKMMLQHPGQGSAAEVSATAIVPCLSPTMSFSFEDFTNLTPLVKEELRFAIQNKRCFSTRAPCSLDSVVVSDGPVELTVPKTEFAPVEDERKKRRRERNKVAAAKCRNKKKEKTESLQQESEKLESINADLKAQIEELKNEKQHLIYMLNLHRPTCIVRAQNGRTPEDERNLFIQQIKDGTLQS; encoded by the exons AAAATGATGCTCCAACACCCAGGACAAGGCTCGGCTGCAGAAGTGAGCGCGACGGCCATAGTACCCTGCCTGTCCCCGACAATGTCGTTCAGCTTCGAGGATTTCACTAACCTGACCCCACTGGTTAAAGAGGAGTTGAGGTTCGCCATTCAGAACAAGCGGTGTTTCTCCACCCGGGCGCCCTGCTCTTTGGACTCGGTGGTGGTATCCGATGGCCCCGTAGAACTGACAGTCCCCAAAACAGAG TTTGCTCCAGTTGAAGATGAGCGGAAAAAAAGGAGGAGGGAAAGGAATAAAGTCGCTGCCGCCAAGTGTCgaaataaaaagaaggaaaagacaGAGAGTTTGCAGCAG GAATCGGAGAAGTTGGAATCTATCAATGCAGATCTGAAAGCCCAAATTGAGGAATTAAAGAACGAGAAGCAGCATCTGATCTACATGCTCAACCTCCACCGACCCACATGCATCGTCCGGGCTCAGAACGGGAGGACGCCGGAAGACGAGCGCAACCTCTTCATCCAGCAGATCAAAGATGGAACCCTGCAGAGCTAA